The Athalia rosae chromosome 7, iyAthRosa1.1, whole genome shotgun sequence genome window below encodes:
- the LOC105683292 gene encoding kinesin-like protein KIF13A isoform X3: MATDKIKVAVRVRPFNRRELEMGTQCVVEMSKEQTILQHPTSIQDKIDRNKPKTFAFDHCFFSLEPGSENFASQEVVFNALGRDILDNAFQGYNACIFAYGQTGSGKSYTMMGSGDNKGIIPRLCDNLFDMIAKQQSSELSYKVEVSYMEIYNEKVHDLLDPKQNKQSLKVREHNVLGPYVDGLSQLAVTAFQDIDNLMAEGNKSRTVAATNMNSESSRSHAVFSVVLTQTLTDSKSGVSGEKVSRMSLVDLAGSERAVKTGAVGDRLKEGSNINKSLTTLGLVISKLADQSSGGKNKDKFVPYRDSVLTWLLKDNLGGNSKTVMVATISPAADNYEETLSTLRYADRAKRIVNHAVVNEDPNARIIRELRQEVEALKEMLLHATGQGSVVGQQRTDITEKLSESERLMKAMSQTWEEKLVKTERLQHERQQALEKMGISVQASGIQVEKNKYYLVNLNADPSLNELLVYYLKEQTLVGGRSAAIPQDIQLHGLGIQPEHCVITIEESGLYMTPLNGARCFINGSQATDRTPLHHGDRIVWGNHHFFRVNCPRNATAVSSEPQTPAQNIDYNFAREELMLNELSNDPIQTAIARLEKQHEEDKQVALEKQRQEYERQFQQLRNILSPSTPYSPYVPYDPLRGSQGGKPACTPTTQMRVEKWAQERDEMFKRSLGQLKADILRANSLVQEANFLAEEMDKQTKFSVTLQIPPNNLSPNRKRGAFVSEPAILVKRINMGSQVWSMEKLENKLVDMRDMYEDRKDSHNNQRLPTVKDELPGKTQDPFYESQENHNLIGVANIFLEVLFHDVRLDYHTPIISQQGEVAGRLQVEMSRTSGQFPQDRICEAASDSSSGDSTSFEQDDYSESNHITCRITIKQASGLPLSLSHFVFCQYIFWGHPEPIVVPPVVNPELPVTHFAAGHRDSLAFKFEHTKDFTVPITDEFLEHCSEGALSIEVWGHRSTGFSRSKPGWEVEQQQLAKARSLADRWAELTRKIELWVEIQELNELGEYTPVEVAAKPDMLTGGVYQLRQGQQRRIQVRVKPVQNSGTLPIICQSILNIGVGSVSVRNRLQKPLDSYQEEDLSVLREKWSEALMRRRQYLDQHIQKLINKQANKTEQDIEREQSLLDQWVSLTEERNAVLVPTPGSGIPGAPADWIPPPGMEPHIPVLFLDLNADDLSTHQSGEEVSITGLNSILPKEHGNKFYNLPIIRHLEKDVCAIAAWDSSLHDSVNLNRVTEANERVYLILKTTVRLSHPAPMDLVLRKRLALNIYKRQSITDRFFKRIVRTDCLSQSGVTYEVVSNIPKASEELEDRESLAQIAASGEDSNLSDGETYIEKYTRGVSAVESILTLDRLRQSVAVKELLQAQGQPLMRKTASVPNFSQIMRFDTSMESLVNVARSESVTDLNSELTGLPHTRRTLPGHAKGDENSFLTTPPKPFGIGSILNSARPTFLNLNLNLNSLTRLQQSTSAKSSPNIVASKLGLRMTTLHEETTNSTNQPLTPTPTSSPSREEDEDKSDAYYSEYDAYQPSSKPTKPLTSSRTLDSLVELQSAKINTPSMSSSGYGSQAVSSTNLTSEDSISIKSISVDETPDLEYRNLLESKRTDKMDSSSVEERPEEHQEKTDLIQGNLNTQENVVGHKTEGPALSSWEKASGYSRNTIINSIQIDQKERDDSKNTMNKAHTQGNEITSDQELEQNDVDDDEKIEIEVRRASNSDEDNPLEGTSVVRTKLPLGKVVRRRKVSSGSGRPASCQHRASFPMVRSQLSESRAAVRLEQSLHPGMSYENGDNNSSTERIDDDVSDKTSAFDTRSDLTRIEAPLPDWVVVGESVLVRPYSSSGVIAYVGATEFASGNWIGVELDAPTGKNDGTVQGHRYFTCRPKYGIFVKVDKLIQDRRGRALRSYTKQEPTPPPSVSMHRSTSRGEGLHSLHRSRSRGEGLSTVGTRLSPRSNL; encoded by the exons ATGGCTACGGATAAAATAAAGGTCGCCGTTCGGGTTCGCCCGTTCAATCGACGAG AATTGGAAATGGGGACACAGTGTGTCGTCGAGATGTCCAAGGAGCAAACGATCCTGCAGCATCCAACGTCCATCCAGGATAAAATTGATCG GAACAAACCGAAGACTTTCGCATTTGATCACTGCTTCTTTTCTCTGGAACcaggatcggagaatttcgcCAGTCAGGAAGTCGTTTTCAATGCATTGGGTCGCGACATACTCGACAACGCGTTTCAGGGCTACAACGCTTGCATCTTCGCTTACGGTCAAACTG GTTCTGGAAAGTCTTACACGATGATGGGGAGCGGTGATAACAAGGGTATAATACCCAGGCTATGTGACAATCTCTTTGACATGATTGCGAAACAGCAGAGTTCAGAATTGAGCTATAAAGTTGAAGTTTCCTATATGGAAATATACAACGAGAAAGTGCATGATTTGTTGGACCCGAAGCAGAACAAACAGTCGTTGAAAGTTAGGGAACACAACGTCTTGGGACCTTACGTAGACGGACTGAGTCAACTCGCCGTCACCGCCTTCCAG GACATAGACAATTTAATGGCAGAAGGAAACAAATCTCGAACGGTCGCGGCTACTAACATGAACTCTGAAAGCTCGCGTTCGCACGCTGTGTTCTCCGTTGTTCTTACTCAGACGTTGACGGACAGCAAGAGCGGCGTTAGTGGCGAGAAAGTTTCGCGTATGTCTCTGGTAGATTTGGCGGGCAGCGAACGAGCCGTTAAAACAGGGGCTGTGGGTGACAGACTCAAGGAAGGCAGCAATATTAATAA GTCACTCACGACACTGGGTCTTGTGATATCCAAATTGGCGGATCAAAGCTCAGGTGGGAAAAACAAAGACAAATTCGTACCTTACAGAGACTCCGTACTTACGTGGCTACTCAAG gacAATCTTGGAGGTAACAGCAAGACTGTAATGGTAGCGACGATATCGCCGGCCGCTGATAATTACGAGGAGACACTGTCTACGCTACGCTACGCGGACCGAGCCAAAAGAATAGTTAACCACGCCGTTGTTAACGAAGACCCCAATGCCAGGATCATCCGTGAACTCAGGCAGGAAGTTGAAGCCCTCAAAGAAATGCTGCTGCATGCAACG GGTCAAGGATCTGTTGTTGGACAGCAGCGTACGGACATTACGGAAAAACTGTCGGAATCCGAGCGTCTAATGAAGGCCATGTCTCAAACTTGGGAGGAGAAATTGGTGAAGACCGAAAGACTTCAACACGAGCGACAGCAAGCGctggaaaaaatgggaatcaGTGTACAAGCTTCAGGCATACAAgtcgagaaaaacaaatattatttaGTCAACCTTAACGCAGATCCGAGCTTGAACGAGCTCCTAGTTTATTACCTGAAG GAACAAACTCTAGTGGGTGGCCGATCTGCGGCGATACCGCAAGACATCCAACTGCATGGGCTTGGAATTCAGCCTGAACATTGTGTAATAACTATTGAAGAATCAGGCCTGTACATGACACCGCTGAATGGGGCCCGATGTTTCATTAATGGGAGTCAGGCAACTGACAGAACGCCGTTGCATCACGGGGACAGAATTGTGTGGGGGAACCATCACTTTTTCAGAGTAAATTGCCCCAGAAATGCGACGG CGGTTAGCAGCGAACCTCAGACTCCGGCGCAGAACATCGACTACAATTTTGCACGAGAAGAGCTTATGCTCAACGAATTGTCAAACGATCCCATTCAGACCGCCATTGCCAGATTGGAAAAACAGCACGAGGAAGACAAACAA GTTGCTTTGGAGAAGCAAAGACAAGAGTACGAACGGCAGTTTCAACAATTACGTAATATATTATCTCCATCAACACCGTACTCCCCTTACGTGCCGTACGATCCTTTACGTGGGAGCCAAGGTGGCAAACCAGCTTGTACTCCGACTACCCAAATGCGGGTTGAAAAGTGGGCGCAGGAACGCGACGAAATGTTCAAGCGTAGCTTGGGTCAACTCAAAGCCGATATTCTCAGAGCTAATTCCCTGGTGCAAGAGGCAAACTTCTTGGCAGAGGAGATGGACAAACAAACCAAGTTCAGCGTCACCTTACAAATACCACCCAACAATTTGAGCCCGAATAGAAAG AGAGGGGCGTTTGTCAGCGAACCAGCAATATTggtgaaaagaataaatatgGGTAGTCAAGTCTGGTCGATGGAAAAACTTGAGAACAAACTTGTGGATATGCGCGATATGTACGAAGACAGAAAAGATTCTCACAACAACCAACGGCTACCCACCGTCAAG GATGAACTGCCTGGAAAAACTCAGGATCCATTTTACGAGTCCCAAGAGAACCACAACCTAATTGGTGTTGCCAATATATTTCTGGAAGTCTTATTCCACGATGTGAGACTAGATTATCATACACCGATAATCAGTCAACAAGGCGAAGTCGCGGGTCGTCTGCAGGTTGAGATGAGTCGAACGTCCGGTCAATTTCCTCAAGATCGTATCTGTGAAGCAGCCTCGGACTCTTCGTCGGGTGATTCGACATCCTTTGAGCAAGACGATTACTCCGAATCGAACCACATAACGTGTCGTATTACCATCAAACAAGCCAGTGGTCTACCACTTTCTCTGAGCCATTTTGTGTTCTGTCAATACATATTCTGGGGACACCCGGAACCTATAGTTGTCCCCCCTGTAGTGAATCCCGAATTGCCAGTGACTCATTTTGCCGCAGGACACAGGGATTCCCTTGCATTCAAATTCGAGCACACCAAGGACTTTACGGTGCCCATCACTGACGAGTTTCTTGAACATTGTTCAG AAGGTGCATTGAGTATAGAGGTTTGGGGTCACAGAAGCACTGGATTCTCTCGAAGTAAGCCAGGCTGGGAAGTGGAACAGCAACAATTGGCCAAGGCAAGGTCGTTGGCCGATCGATGGGCGGAATTAACTCGGAAGATTGAACTTTGGGTAGAAATTCAGGAACTCAACGAATTGGGAGAATACACACCGGTTGAAGTGGCTGCTAAACCAGACATGTTGACTGGCGGCGTTTACCAACTGCGACAGGGACAGCAGCGGCGAATTCAAGTTCGAGTGAAACCGGTCCAGAATTCAGGTACTCTACCAATAATCTGTCAGTCAATTTTAAACATTGGTGTCGGATCGGTTTCGGTCAGAAATCGCTTGCAAAAGCCGCTAGACAGCTACCAGGAAGAAGACCTCAGTGTTCTCAGAGAAAAGTGGAGCGAGGCTTTGATGCGAAGGCGACAATACTTGGATCAACACATTCAAAAGCTCATAAACAAACAAG CCAATAAAACGGAGCAGGATATAGAGAGAGAACAGAGCTTGTTAGATCAATGGGTCAGTTTAACGGAAGAACGGAACGCAGTTCTGGTCCCAACTCCTGGCTCTGGGATTCCTGGTGCTCCAGCTGATTGGATCCCTCCTCCAGGCATGGAGCCCCACATTCCGGTGCTGTTTCTTGATTTGAATG CCGATGATCTTTCGACTCACCAGTCAGGCGAAGAAGTCTCGATAACTGGCCTGAACTCGATTTTACCAAAGGAGcatggaaataaattttacaacctACCGATCATACGACACCTTGAGAAGGATGTGTGTGCTATTGCGGCATGGGACTCGAGCTTGCACGATAGTGTTAATTTGAATAGGGTCACGGAAG CTAATGAGAGAGTCTACCTCATCCTGAAAACAACTGTCAGGCTGTCACATCCGGCACCAATGGACTTAGTGCTTCGTAAAAGACTTGCATTAAATATTTACAAGCGACAAAGTATAACCGATAGGTTTTTCAAGAGGATTGTGCGAACGGATTGCTTGTCACAAAGTGGTGTCACCTATGAAGTAGTTTCCAATATACCCAAGGCCAGTGAAGAACTTGAGGACAGGGAAAGCCTTGCTCAAATTGCTGCCAGTGGAGAAGACAGTAATCTATCTGATGGCGAAACCTATATAG AGAAGTACACGCGTGGAGTGTCTGCTGTTGAGAGCATTTTAACTTTGGATCGTCTGAGGCAGAGTGTGGCGGTTAAAGAGTTACTTCAAGCACAGGGACAACCGCTTATGCGCAAGACTGCCAGCGTACCAAACTTTTCCCAG ATCATGAGATTCGATACCTCAATGGAATCCCTGGTCAACGTGGCGCGGTCGGAAAGCGTTACTGATTTAAATTCAGAGCTAACCGGTCTACCTCACACACGCCGAACTCTGCCTGGACATGCAAAGGGCGATGAAAACAGCTTCTTGACCACACCGCCGAAACCTTTTGGAATTG GCTCCATTCTGAACTCAG CGAGACCAACATTCCTCAACCTGAACCTGAATCTCAACTCACTGACACGTCTGCAACAGTCCACCTCTGCCAAGT CATCTCCCAATATCGTTGCAAGCAAACTTGGTCTTCGGATGACAACACTTCACGAAGAAACAACGAACTCTACTAATCAGCCACTAACTCCAACCCCAACATCTTCGCCTTCGCGGGAAGAGGATGAAGATAAAAGCGACGCTTATTACTCGGAGTATGATGCTTATCAA CCATCGTCAAAGCCTACAAAGCCATTAACTTCGTCACGAACTTTAGACTCCCTGGTTGAGCTTCAATCGGCAAAAATAAATACACCTAGCATGAGCAGCAGCGGCTATGGATCTCAAGCAGTTTCCTCGACAAATCTTACCTCCGAAGACTCCATATCAATAAAATCTATCAGTGTCGATGAGACTCCTGACTTAGAGTACAGAAATCTCTTGGAGAGCAAGAGGACAGACAAAATGGATAGTTCTTCGGTAGAAGAAAGGCCTGAAGAACATCAGGAGAAAACCGATCTAATCCAAGGCAATTTGAATACCCAGGAAAACGTTGTTGGCCACAAGACAGAGGGTCCCGCTCTAAGCTCATGGGAGAAGGCGAGTGGTTACTCACGGAATACCATTATAAATTCGATCCAAATTGATCAGAAAGAGCGGGATGATAGCAAAAACACAATGAACAAAGCACACACGCAGGGAAATGAAATTACGTCTGATCAAGAACTAGAGCAAAATGACGttgacgacgatgaaaaaattgaaatcgaggTCCGTCGAGCGTCTAATTCCGATGAAGATAACCCCCTAGAAGGAACCTCAGTTGTTCGTACAAAACTACCTCTTGGCAAA GTTGTCAGGCGAAGAAAAGTTTCCAGTGGTAGCGGGAGACCTGCAAGTTGCCAGCATCGAGCATCCTTCCCGATGGTTCGTTCGCAGTTATCCGAAAGTAGAGCGGCCGTTCGTCTCGAGCAGTCCTTACACCCTGGCATGTCTTACGAGAACGGCGATAATAACAGCTCCACAGAGCGCATTGATG ATGATGTTAGTGATAAAACTTCGGCGTTTGATACGCGATCCGACCTGACGAGGATCGAGGCTCCGTTGCCGGATTGGGTTGTCGTTGGCGAATCTGTTCTGGTGCGCCCTTATAGCTCTTCCGGAGTTATTGCATACGTTGGTGCTACCGAATTTGCCTCTGGAAACTGGATCGGTGTTGAATTAGACGCTCCAACAG GAAAAAATGACGGTACCGTACAAGGCCACAGATATTTTACGTGTCGACCAAAGTACGGGATTTTCGTGAAGGTGGACAAGCTGATTCAAGACAGACGAGGCAGGGCTCTTCGAAGCTATACCAAACAGGAACCGACGCCACCGCCAAGTGTATCCATGCATAGGAGTACAAGCAGAG GAGAAGGTCTTCATTCCCTGCATCGAAGTCGGAGCCGAGGTGAAGGCTTATCAACCGTAGGCACACGGTTATCTCCCCGAAGCaa